A genomic region of Ignavibacteria bacterium contains the following coding sequences:
- a CDS encoding HAD family phosphatase → MIKALIFDLGNVLIYFDWKIAEKRLNDIQNELGTRTTKFLKENNSLIKNLEKGKISEEEFLNEIKTNINSNLDKTTIAKIFSEIFWENQELTRLLPSFKKNYQLFLLSNTNIIHRKFGWDHYPFLQHFDRLFLSYEIGAVKPEEEIYNYVLSTIKLYPEELLYIDDIEEYVNAAKQLGWNAIQFKSNEKLLEDLEKFRLTF, encoded by the coding sequence ATGATAAAAGCTTTAATTTTTGATCTTGGAAATGTTCTAATCTATTTTGATTGGAAAATCGCTGAAAAGAGATTAAATGATATTCAAAACGAACTTGGAACTCGAACAACAAAATTTCTCAAAGAAAACAACTCTTTGATAAAAAATTTAGAAAAAGGGAAAATCAGCGAAGAAGAATTTTTGAACGAAATAAAAACAAATATTAATTCAAATCTCGATAAGACTACAATTGCAAAAATTTTTTCGGAGATCTTCTGGGAAAATCAGGAACTGACTCGATTGCTTCCATCTTTCAAAAAGAATTATCAACTCTTTCTGTTATCAAATACAAACATTATTCACCGTAAATTCGGTTGGGATCACTACCCTTTTTTACAACATTTCGATCGTCTTTTCCTTTCTTATGAAATTGGAGCTGTAAAACCAGAAGAAGAAATTTATAACTATGTCTTGAGCACAATCAAACTTTATCCAGAAGAATTATTATATATTGATGATATTGAAGAATATGTAAATGCGGCAAAACAACTAGGATGGAATGCAATACAATTTAAATCAAATGAAAAGCTTCTTGAAGATTTAGAAAAATTTAGACTAACCTTCTAA
- a CDS encoding trypsin-like serine protease, which translates to MKRNIFVIIGLTILVSVLTTLSVQKIVNSDHEKIYTESTDAKILPANYLQKEAANQDISNSRETAITRTVRKVSPAVVGINVTEIREYRDPFFSFFDDPFFRDDPFFRRFFGDRTYKQEVHSLGSGFIISPDGYIVTNDHVAGNAKKIVVTLTNGERYDAEIVGSDPQSDICLLKINGKNLPYVVLGNSDDVIIGEWVIALGNPFGLFDINNKPTVTVGVVSSTDLTLQPVNNRYYRKMIQTDAPINGGNSGGPLVNSIGEVIGMNTLIYTGNTYSTGNIGIGFAIPINKIKKVVDELKKNSKIDRDFWTGLSIQNVDERIAKYYGLKTSKGVIVTQVQPGSPADKAKIEVGDVILEIEGEQINDENDIKSIFNEFRTGQVITLKVLHNDKIVERKMKLEKR; encoded by the coding sequence ATGAAGAGAAACATTTTCGTTATTATAGGTCTGACAATTTTAGTCTCTGTTTTAACAACTCTTAGTGTACAAAAAATCGTGAATTCAGATCATGAGAAAATTTATACTGAATCAACCGATGCAAAAATTTTACCGGCAAATTATCTTCAAAAAGAAGCAGCTAATCAGGATATCAGTAACTCAAGAGAGACAGCAATTACAAGAACAGTCCGAAAGGTTAGTCCAGCTGTTGTCGGTATAAATGTAACAGAAATTCGTGAGTATCGAGATCCATTTTTCTCTTTTTTTGATGATCCGTTCTTTAGAGACGATCCTTTCTTCCGCAGATTTTTTGGAGATAGAACTTACAAGCAAGAAGTTCACAGTCTGGGCAGTGGATTTATTATTTCACCTGATGGATATATCGTTACCAATGATCATGTGGCTGGAAATGCAAAAAAGATAGTTGTGACATTGACTAATGGTGAAAGGTACGATGCAGAAATTGTTGGAAGCGATCCACAGAGCGATATTTGCTTATTAAAAATAAATGGAAAGAATTTGCCTTATGTTGTTCTTGGTAATTCTGATGATGTAATAATTGGTGAATGGGTTATTGCGTTAGGTAATCCATTTGGACTTTTTGATATAAATAATAAACCAACTGTGACAGTTGGAGTTGTAAGTTCTACCGATTTAACTCTTCAGCCAGTTAATAATCGTTATTACAGAAAAATGATTCAGACAGATGCACCAATTAATGGCGGAAATTCTGGCGGTCCACTAGTCAATAGCATTGGTGAAGTTATTGGAATGAATACTTTAATTTATACTGGGAATACTTATTCAACTGGAAATATTGGAATTGGATTTGCAATTCCTATTAATAAAATAAAAAAGGTTGTTGATGAACTAAAAAAGAATTCAAAGATTGATCGGGATTTCTGGACTGGACTTTCAATTCAAAATGTTGATGAAAGAATTGCAAAATATTATGGACTTAAAACAAGCAAAGGTGTAATTGTAACTCAAGTTCAACCAGGAAGTCCTGCTGATAAAGCGAAGATAGAAGTTGGGGATGTGATACTTGAAATTGAAGGCGAGCAAATCAACGATGAGAATGATATTAAATCAATTTTCAATGAATTTAGAACAGGTCAGGTGATTACTCTTAAAGTTTTACATAATGATAAAATTGTTGAAAGAAAAATGAAGCTTGAAAAGAGATGA
- the bcp gene encoding thioredoxin-dependent thiol peroxidase, whose product MQGDKLKVGDTAPDFKLQDADGNIYSLSSYKGKTPVVVYFYPKADTPGCTKQACGIRDNWKRFEEAGIPVLGISVDSKAALKKFREKYSLNFPLLSDESKEVTKAYGVLNLLGFASRVTFIVDKEGKIAHIIDKVDVETHANEVFDYASKLK is encoded by the coding sequence ATGCAAGGTGATAAACTTAAAGTTGGTGATACTGCACCAGATTTCAAATTGCAGGATGCAGATGGGAATATTTATTCTCTCTCAAGCTATAAAGGTAAAACTCCTGTTGTAGTTTACTTTTATCCAAAAGCTGACACTCCAGGTTGCACGAAGCAGGCTTGCGGAATTCGTGATAATTGGAAAAGATTTGAGGAAGCTGGAATACCAGTTTTAGGAATTAGTGTAGACTCAAAAGCAGCATTAAAAAAATTTAGAGAAAAGTATTCATTAAACTTTCCGCTGTTATCAGATGAAAGTAAAGAAGTTACAAAAGCTTATGGGGTTTTAAATTTACTTGGATTTGCAAGCAGAGTAACTTTTATTGTTGATAAAGAGGGTAAGATTGCTCATATAATTGACAAAGTTGATGTCGAAACTCATGCAAATGAAGTTTTTGATTATGCATCAAAGTTGAAATAA
- a CDS encoding T9SS type A sorting domain-containing protein: MKVSKSSISLLILSIIFQLYLVSLAGEIDEAKKNHSLSQSKVSTQRTSYLIDVNRLKVPLQNNGVMFDVSGYGTIPQYDESQLIFSGGFYLVGKYNDQLWANGVATSSRVSDYLPGKVGSNPNDSLNIIYVVKSTDAPFGTSWQEYRNAVLLGAEFYDGDGDGIYNPVDKNNNGQWDPNEDKPFILGDVTAYCVYNDSQVDSLRRYRGVPPLGIEIHQTAFAIGNSNSPLYNTVFFKYKLINRGLVSNLLDSVYFLFWSDPDLGNYTDDLIGSDSALNSVYCYNKGTDLQYGSNPPAVSQTMIQGPVVYIPGETFIDNNSNGIFDAGIDIPLDTAIVNLGGLLGVKKYPGAKNQSVKSLFYHLNSNPPILVDPAYVSDVWNYARGLNRYGTQIDPCTWGFGYVFNYPCNQVNPVYVFNGDPVTQIGWIDTIGADVRMLVSTGPFKLRLNEPVEMWFAIVAGRGQSHLNSVSVLKQNILTAMNYYKNNFGSLPIKVEEEEISVNDFRLYQNYPNPFNPETEIKFTIPDNQLVTLKVYDLLGREIITLVNERLIAGEYSIKFKAENLPSGIYIYELRAGKNAEAKKMIYLK; encoded by the coding sequence ATGAAAGTTTCAAAATCTTCAATTTCCCTGTTAATTCTCAGCATCATTTTTCAACTTTATTTAGTTAGTCTTGCCGGAGAAATAGATGAAGCGAAAAAGAACCATTCACTCTCGCAGAGTAAAGTTAGTACGCAACGAACTTCGTATCTGATTGATGTCAATCGTCTTAAAGTTCCTTTACAAAATAATGGAGTAATGTTTGATGTTTCTGGTTATGGTACAATTCCTCAATATGATGAAAGTCAGTTAATATTCTCGGGTGGATTTTATCTTGTTGGAAAATATAATGATCAATTGTGGGCGAATGGAGTTGCAACTTCATCCAGAGTTTCAGATTATTTGCCTGGAAAAGTTGGTTCTAATCCAAATGATTCACTCAACATTATTTATGTTGTGAAATCGACTGATGCACCATTTGGGACATCTTGGCAGGAATATCGCAATGCTGTTTTACTCGGTGCAGAATTTTATGATGGGGATGGAGATGGTATTTACAATCCTGTTGATAAAAATAATAATGGTCAATGGGATCCAAATGAAGATAAACCATTCATTCTTGGTGATGTAACAGCTTATTGTGTCTACAATGATTCTCAAGTTGATTCATTACGCAGGTATCGTGGTGTTCCACCACTTGGAATAGAAATTCATCAAACAGCTTTTGCAATTGGAAATTCAAATTCTCCACTTTACAATACTGTTTTCTTTAAATACAAATTAATCAATCGTGGACTTGTAAGTAATTTACTTGATTCAGTTTATTTTCTTTTCTGGTCTGATCCTGATTTAGGTAATTATACGGACGATCTGATTGGATCTGATAGTGCATTGAATTCAGTCTATTGTTATAATAAGGGAACTGATCTTCAATATGGTTCAAATCCACCAGCAGTTTCTCAAACGATGATTCAAGGTCCAGTAGTTTATATTCCAGGCGAGACATTTATTGATAATAATTCAAATGGAATTTTTGATGCAGGAATTGATATTCCACTTGATACAGCTATAGTTAATCTCGGAGGGCTTTTAGGAGTTAAAAAATATCCTGGTGCAAAAAATCAAAGTGTAAAATCTCTTTTTTATCATTTAAATTCTAATCCACCTATTCTTGTTGATCCTGCTTATGTTTCAGATGTTTGGAATTATGCTCGAGGATTGAATCGATATGGAACTCAAATTGATCCTTGCACTTGGGGTTTTGGTTATGTATTCAATTATCCTTGCAATCAGGTAAATCCGGTTTATGTTTTTAATGGAGATCCAGTCACACAAATTGGATGGATTGATACGATTGGAGCGGATGTTAGAATGTTAGTTTCAACAGGACCATTCAAACTAAGATTAAATGAACCAGTAGAGATGTGGTTTGCAATTGTTGCTGGTCGAGGGCAATCGCATCTGAATTCTGTTTCAGTTTTGAAGCAAAATATTCTTACTGCGATGAATTATTACAAAAACAACTTTGGTTCTTTGCCGATAAAAGTTGAAGAAGAAGAAATTTCTGTGAATGATTTTCGTTTGTATCAAAATTACCCAAATCCGTTTAATCCTGAAACTGAGATTAAATTCACAATACCAGATAATCAACTTGTTACATTGAAGGTTTATGATTTGTTAGGTAGAGAAATCATCACACTTGTTAACGAGAGATTAATAGCAGGGGAATATTCTATAAAATTCAAAGCAGAAAATCTTCCATCTGGGATTTATATCTATGAGTTGAGAGCAGGAAAGAACGCTGAAGCGAAAAAGATGATTTATTTGAAATAA
- a CDS encoding adenylosuccinate lyase codes for MIERYSRKEISDVWSEENKFKIWLEIELLAVEARVHLKEIPRSVYNQIRSKANFNIKRIKQIEEKVHHDVIAFITDVAKSIGKEGKLIHYGMTSSDVLDTCLAVQIKQASKILLTDLEKLRDTLKKLAQQHKYLVCIGRTHGVHAELTTYGLKFALWYDEILRNIERLKSAAENAAIGKISGAVGTYEHLSPEIEEYVCNKLGIKPARISTQIVQRDVHAEYVLTLALIASTLEKIATEIRHLQKTEVREVEEPFAEGQKGSSAMPHKRNPIICERIAGLARLIRTNAFASLENINLWHERDISHSSVERIIFPDTTILLDYILDKMNFVLSNLKFNPEQIEKNIELTKGLIHSQKVLLALIEKGLSREDAYKLVQTNAMKVWDGETDFKTELLSDPKILKYLNADEIEKVFDHSRLIERVDYIFNRLGLK; via the coding sequence ATGATAGAAAGATATTCACGAAAAGAAATATCTGATGTCTGGTCAGAAGAGAACAAATTTAAAATCTGGCTCGAGATTGAGTTACTTGCTGTAGAAGCTCGGGTTCATCTTAAAGAAATTCCCAGATCAGTTTACAATCAGATAAGATCGAAAGCCAATTTTAATATTAAAAGAATTAAGCAGATTGAAGAGAAAGTTCATCATGATGTAATTGCGTTTATTACTGATGTTGCGAAGAGCATTGGAAAAGAGGGGAAATTAATTCATTATGGAATGACTTCTTCAGATGTTCTCGATACCTGCCTTGCTGTGCAAATTAAACAAGCATCAAAAATCTTACTTACTGATCTGGAAAAATTAAGAGACACTCTTAAGAAGCTTGCACAACAACATAAATATTTAGTTTGCATTGGAAGAACACACGGCGTGCACGCTGAACTCACAACTTACGGACTGAAGTTTGCTCTCTGGTACGATGAAATTTTAAGAAACATTGAACGATTAAAATCAGCGGCAGAGAATGCTGCAATTGGAAAGATCTCTGGTGCTGTCGGAACTTATGAGCATCTCAGTCCCGAAATCGAAGAGTACGTTTGTAATAAGCTTGGGATTAAACCTGCTCGAATATCAACTCAAATTGTTCAAAGAGATGTTCATGCTGAATATGTATTGACACTTGCACTGATTGCTTCAACTCTCGAAAAAATTGCAACAGAAATTCGACATCTGCAAAAAACAGAAGTTCGTGAAGTTGAAGAACCATTTGCTGAAGGTCAAAAAGGTTCTTCGGCAATGCCTCACAAAAGAAATCCAATAATATGTGAACGGATTGCTGGACTTGCAAGACTTATTCGAACAAATGCTTTTGCTTCACTTGAGAATATTAATCTCTGGCATGAAAGAGATATTTCTCATTCTTCAGTTGAAAGAATTATTTTCCCTGATACTACAATACTGCTTGATTATATTTTAGATAAAATGAACTTTGTCTTGTCAAATTTGAAATTCAATCCTGAACAAATCGAAAAGAACATTGAACTGACAAAAGGTTTGATTCATTCACAAAAAGTTTTGCTGGCTCTAATTGAAAAAGGATTATCACGCGAAGATGCTTATAAACTTGTTCAGACTAATGCAATGAAAGTTTGGGACGGCGAAACAGACTTTAAAACTGAATTACTTAGCGATCCCAAAATCTTAAAATATTTGAATGCTGATGAGATTGAAAAAGTCTTTGATCACTCAAGATTGATTGAGAGAGTTGACTATATTTTTAATAGATTGGGTTTGAAATAA
- a CDS encoding aldehyde dehydrogenase family protein yields MDFLKKLGIEEKNFGASTGQNWLQTTSEGELKIISPVDGKLIATVYQASIQDYNQVIEKAREAFKYWRTVPAPKRGEIVRQIGLRLREYKDALGRLVSYEMGKSLQEGWGEVQEMIDICDFAVGQSRMLYGFTMHSERPKHRMYEQYHPLGIVGIVTAFNFPVAVWSWNAMIAAVCGDVCVWKPSSKTPLSAIATQKIVAEVLKENNLPEGIFSLIIGRGATVGEKMLEDKNVPLISITGSVEVGRHAAQVVAKRLGRTILELGGNNAIIITENADLKLAIPAVVFGAVGTAGQRCTTTRRLIIHESVYDKVKESLIKAYQSLRIGNPLDEKNHMGPLIDKAAVELFVRALEEVKKEGGKVIYGGEVLSGPGYESGCYVKPALVEAENHYKIVQEETFAPILYLIKYSGSVENAIELQNSVPQGLSSSIFTNDLRQAETFLSAWGSDCGIANVNIGTSGAEIGGAFGGEKDTGGGRESGSDAWKAYMRRQTNTINFGTDLPLAQGIKFEIGD; encoded by the coding sequence ATGGATTTCTTAAAAAAACTGGGCATTGAAGAAAAAAATTTTGGTGCATCTACAGGTCAGAACTGGTTGCAAACTACATCTGAAGGTGAATTAAAAATCATCTCTCCTGTAGATGGAAAATTAATAGCCACAGTTTATCAAGCATCAATTCAGGATTACAATCAAGTAATTGAAAAAGCCAGAGAGGCGTTTAAATACTGGCGAACTGTTCCCGCACCAAAACGCGGAGAGATTGTCAGACAAATTGGATTGAGATTAAGAGAATACAAAGATGCTCTCGGCAGATTAGTTTCCTACGAAATGGGAAAATCACTTCAGGAAGGTTGGGGCGAAGTTCAAGAGATGATAGATATCTGCGATTTTGCAGTTGGTCAATCACGAATGCTCTACGGATTCACAATGCATTCAGAAAGACCAAAACATAGAATGTATGAGCAATATCATCCACTTGGAATTGTTGGAATTGTAACCGCATTTAATTTTCCAGTTGCAGTCTGGTCATGGAATGCAATGATTGCGGCAGTTTGCGGTGATGTCTGTGTCTGGAAACCGAGTTCAAAAACTCCACTATCAGCAATTGCAACACAAAAAATTGTCGCTGAAGTTTTGAAAGAGAACAATTTGCCAGAAGGAATTTTCTCATTGATAATTGGTCGTGGTGCAACGGTTGGTGAAAAGATGCTTGAAGACAAAAATGTTCCATTAATTTCAATCACTGGCTCAGTTGAAGTTGGAAGACATGCTGCTCAAGTGGTTGCTAAAAGATTAGGTAGAACAATCTTAGAACTCGGTGGAAATAATGCGATAATCATCACTGAAAACGCAGATTTGAAACTTGCAATTCCAGCTGTAGTCTTTGGTGCTGTTGGAACAGCTGGCCAGCGATGCACAACCACAAGAAGATTGATAATTCACGAAAGTGTTTATGATAAAGTGAAAGAATCTCTCATCAAAGCATATCAAAGTTTACGAATTGGAAATCCACTCGACGAAAAAAATCATATGGGTCCATTAATTGATAAAGCTGCTGTTGAATTGTTTGTTCGTGCACTTGAAGAAGTTAAGAAAGAAGGTGGTAAAGTTATTTACGGTGGTGAAGTTCTCAGTGGACCTGGTTATGAGTCTGGTTGTTATGTTAAGCCAGCTTTAGTTGAAGCTGAAAATCATTACAAAATAGTTCAGGAAGAAACATTCGCTCCTATTCTTTATTTGATAAAATATTCTGGTTCAGTTGAGAATGCAATCGAATTACAAAATAGTGTTCCGCAGGGACTTTCTTCTTCAATCTTCACAAATGACTTGCGACAAGCAGAAACATTTTTATCAGCATGGGGAAGTGATTGTGGAATTGCCAATGTGAACATCGGAACAAGCGGTGCAGAAATTGGTGGTGCATTCGGCGGTGAAAAAGATACTGGTGGAGGAAGAGAATCGGGTTCAGATGCCTGGAAAGCATATATGAGAAGACAAACTAATACTATAAACTTTGGAACAGATTTACCACTCGCTCAAGGAATTAAATTCGAGATCGGTGATTAA
- a CDS encoding T9SS type A sorting domain-containing protein: MRSNSIKNFLHYRLIPLAVTLVIFTNYNLFSQGNWIKAQTPTFKNLKSIFFLDSLKGWVAGDSGIILFTSDGGNNWTTQSSTVNTSIHDIFFLDSLFGWALTWHRNQYGPVGTTFLKTTNGGDTWTSEIYGKDFTFIYSIIFQDSLNGWICGEPGVILRTRNGGLDWSEAKINNIQFSNFPIKKIKFFNNNFGIGCGGVIDIFGVIWRTTDGGENWDAFAIGPEPINDFQIINNDFVFAVGGDYEYGTAVSHSTDFGLTWNYRTLDIFGIANSVAFRNDKEGWLNLKGERKFLVTIDSGYNWTEYPTPDSVQPNKIIFTDSLHGYAVCDSGYFLKYIPPLSTKVEDIKSINPINVRVIDFEIFPNPFNSNTKILVNLKQSGKLRIELFSILGERLQIIEDKFFNQGNHIFEFYPEIKNSGVYFIKISLNKYSAAKKVIYLK; encoded by the coding sequence ATGAGAAGTAATTCAATCAAAAATTTTTTGCATTATAGATTAATTCCACTCGCTGTCACTTTAGTTATTTTTACTAACTATAATTTATTTTCACAAGGCAACTGGATTAAAGCTCAAACCCCAACTTTCAAGAATTTAAAGTCGATATTCTTTTTAGACAGCTTAAAAGGATGGGTTGCAGGTGATTCTGGAATTATTCTTTTTACTTCAGATGGCGGTAATAACTGGACAACACAAAGCAGCACAGTCAATACATCAATTCATGATATATTTTTTCTTGATTCACTTTTTGGTTGGGCTTTAACCTGGCACCGAAATCAGTATGGTCCAGTTGGAACAACTTTTCTCAAAACAACAAATGGCGGTGATACCTGGACTTCAGAAATCTACGGTAAAGATTTTACATTTATCTATTCAATAATCTTTCAAGATTCTTTAAATGGATGGATTTGCGGTGAACCAGGCGTAATATTAAGGACACGAAATGGTGGTTTAGACTGGAGTGAAGCAAAAATAAATAATATCCAATTCTCAAATTTCCCAATTAAAAAGATCAAATTTTTTAATAACAATTTTGGCATTGGTTGCGGCGGCGTAATCGATATTTTTGGTGTGATCTGGCGAACCACAGATGGAGGTGAAAACTGGGATGCATTTGCAATTGGACCCGAACCAATTAATGATTTTCAGATCATCAATAATGATTTTGTCTTTGCTGTTGGTGGAGATTATGAATATGGAACTGCTGTAAGTCATTCTACAGATTTTGGTTTGACCTGGAATTATCGAACTCTTGACATTTTTGGAATTGCAAACTCGGTCGCTTTCCGGAATGACAAGGAAGGCTGGCTTAATTTAAAAGGTGAAAGAAAATTTTTAGTAACGATTGACTCGGGTTATAATTGGACAGAATATCCTACTCCTGATTCAGTTCAACCTAATAAAATAATTTTTACCGATTCGCTTCACGGTTATGCAGTTTGTGATAGTGGATATTTTTTGAAATACATTCCACCTCTCTCAACGAAAGTTGAAGATATAAAATCAATAAATCCAATTAATGTAAGAGTCATTGATTTCGAAATTTTCCCGAATCCTTTCAACTCAAACACAAAAATTTTAGTTAATCTAAAACAATCAGGTAAATTGAGGATTGAACTTTTCTCAATTCTTGGCGAGAGACTTCAAATCATTGAGGATAAATTTTTTAATCAAGGCAATCACATATTTGAATTTTATCCCGAAATAAAAAACAGCGGAGTATATTTCATCAAAATTTCTTTGAATAAATACTCCGCTGCCAAAAAAGTAATTTATCTTAAGTGA
- a CDS encoding glycerol-3-phosphate acyltransferase, with protein MKILFIFLVSYLLGSIPTAFILMKLIKGIDIRKAGSGNVGGMNTYEVSGSKLLGFIVFFVDFAKGFLAVQIAKHYFPNNFLVIGLSTFLVVLGHCFSIWISFKGGRGLATAFGSTITFVPAAFFLWAIIWLFVYLRNKDIHLGNIWATISTFILLIINFGFLKKYLYPITENYFEYFVVVTLVLGVIFIKHIEPLKELISKSKLKREVKK; from the coding sequence ATGAAAATTTTATTCATATTCCTAGTTAGTTATCTTCTCGGTTCAATTCCTACAGCATTCATTTTAATGAAATTAATTAAGGGGATTGATATCAGAAAAGCTGGTTCTGGTAATGTTGGTGGAATGAATACATATGAGGTTAGTGGTTCTAAATTGCTGGGTTTTATTGTGTTTTTTGTCGATTTCGCTAAAGGATTTTTAGCTGTTCAAATTGCAAAACATTATTTCCCCAATAATTTTTTAGTAATAGGACTTTCCACTTTTTTAGTTGTTCTTGGTCATTGTTTTTCTATCTGGATAAGTTTTAAAGGTGGAAGGGGACTTGCAACCGCATTTGGATCAACCATAACATTTGTTCCTGCTGCATTTTTTCTCTGGGCTATAATCTGGCTTTTTGTTTATTTAAGAAACAAAGACATTCATTTAGGAAATATATGGGCAACGATTTCGACTTTTATTCTTTTGATTATCAATTTTGGATTTCTAAAAAAATATCTTTACCCAATAACTGAAAATTACTTTGAATATTTTGTGGTCGTCACTCTTGTTCTTGGTGTGATCTTTATAAAACATATTGAACCTTTGAAAGAGTTGATTAGTAAAAGCAAATTAAAAAGAGAGGTTAAGAAATGA